In Nocardia sp. NBC_00403, one DNA window encodes the following:
- a CDS encoding potassium channel family protein codes for MLGDRARPGVSDRPDFALVGVLRIPEIQTSPWISLSRRVAFAIALLFSAALVVYLGRDGYHDNSGDELSFLDAFYYATVSLSTTGYGDIAPVTAEARLANIVIITPLRILFLIVLVGTTLGVLTERSRQAFKIQRWRRSVRNHTVVVGYGTKGRTAIDAMIGDGVQAADIVVVDTDVVALEAAASAGLVTVHGSATQSDVLRLAGAQNAAAVVVATNRDDTAVLVTLTARELNKAAKIAVAIREAENTHLLRQSGADSVVVSSETAGRLLGISTTTPTVVEMMEDLLTPEQGFAVAEREVEASEIGGSPRHLSDIVLGVVRGGELIRVGEPEVDAIEAGDKLLYIRRVSK; via the coding sequence GTGCTCGGTGATCGTGCCAGGCCAGGAGTGTCCGACCGCCCGGATTTCGCGCTGGTGGGTGTGCTGCGCATTCCGGAAATACAGACGAGCCCATGGATTTCGCTGTCGCGCCGGGTGGCCTTCGCGATCGCGCTGCTGTTCAGCGCGGCACTGGTGGTCTACCTGGGTCGCGACGGATACCACGACAATTCCGGTGACGAGCTGTCGTTCCTCGACGCGTTCTATTACGCGACGGTGTCGCTGTCCACCACCGGATACGGCGATATCGCTCCGGTGACAGCCGAGGCGCGGCTGGCCAACATCGTCATCATCACGCCGCTGCGCATTCTCTTCCTCATCGTGCTCGTCGGAACCACACTCGGGGTGCTGACCGAACGCTCCCGGCAGGCATTCAAGATTCAGCGTTGGAGGCGCAGCGTGCGTAATCACACCGTGGTCGTCGGATACGGCACGAAGGGTCGCACCGCGATCGACGCCATGATCGGCGACGGCGTGCAGGCCGCCGACATCGTCGTGGTCGACACCGATGTCGTCGCGCTGGAGGCCGCCGCCAGTGCCGGGCTGGTGACGGTGCACGGCTCGGCCACCCAATCAGATGTGCTCCGGCTGGCCGGTGCGCAGAATGCGGCGGCTGTCGTGGTCGCCACCAACCGGGACGACACCGCTGTCCTGGTCACGCTCACCGCTCGCGAGCTCAATAAGGCGGCCAAGATCGCGGTGGCCATCCGCGAGGCCGAAAACACCCATCTGCTGCGCCAATCCGGCGCGGACTCGGTGGTGGTGTCCTCGGAGACCGCGGGCAGGCTGCTCGGCATCTCCACCACGACGCCGACCGTCGTCGAAATGATGGAGGACCTGCTCACCCCCGAACAGGGATTCGCGGTCGCCGAACGCGAGGTCGAGGCCTCCGAGATCGGCGGCTCGCCGAGGCATCTCAGCGACATCGTGCTCGGTGTTGTGCGGGGCGGTGAGCTGATCCGGGTCGGCGAGCCCGAGGTCGACGCCATCGAGGCCGGTGACAAATTGCTCTACATTCGTCGCGTGTCCAAGTGA
- a CDS encoding DoxX family protein, with protein sequence MADNALVPRDTGRRPALMLATLLFGSGVLHFVWPKPFDSIVPRALPGRARDYTYASGVAELTVAAALALPRTRGFGGRLAALLFIVVFPANVQMAADVLGNPKSPRAIKIGTVLRLPLQLPLITQSLKVSRQARRS encoded by the coding sequence ATGGCAGACAACGCTCTCGTCCCCCGCGACACCGGCCGACGGCCCGCACTGATGCTCGCAACACTGCTGTTCGGATCCGGCGTATTGCACTTCGTGTGGCCGAAGCCATTCGATTCGATCGTGCCGCGCGCGCTGCCGGGCCGGGCCCGTGATTACACCTACGCCTCCGGTGTCGCCGAACTCACCGTCGCGGCCGCGCTCGCTCTGCCGCGCACCCGCGGCTTCGGGGGTCGGCTCGCGGCGCTGCTGTTCATCGTCGTGTTCCCCGCGAATGTGCAGATGGCCGCCGACGTGCTCGGCAATCCCAAGTCGCCGCGAGCAATCAAGATCGGGACGGTGCTGCGACTGCCGCTGCAGCTGCCGCTGATCACTCAGTCACTGAAGGTGAGCCGACAGGCGCGGCGCTCCTGA
- a CDS encoding ATP-dependent helicase, producing the protein MSRVTPYRLAEALGLPPPTDEQAAVIAAPPGPTLVVAGAGAGKTETMAARVVWMVANRLVLPDAVLGLTFTRKAAQQLTSRIRTRLARLAGAPLLRDLDVSGELRAQLAGAEPEISTYHSYAGRLLTEHGLLLPVEPSATLLTETQLWQLAHQVVRNWDGDLDTERTPVSVTEAVLALSGQLAEHLVEPEQLAEAHTELEKLVFTLPAGPRQRGGPSQTLLNIVQVQRERVALLPLVQQLAEALRRRGALDFGAQMSLAARLAAEHPEVAAAERARFRLVLLDEYQDTGHAQRVLLSALFGGTPPAEQQRQPGRASTTAARPTAVEPPRRAQSPAIEPPTNFEPASDLAPPPDFEPPPDFEPPPDLEPPRDFDPRSGTVDHFRSAAPEISDSSSHSVHTGEVGRRLAVTAVGDPMQSIYGWRGASAANLPRFATDFPAAPGVPAPTLPLLTSWRNPPEALALANLVAEPLRRSAIDAGGVTVDALRAKPDAESGVVALALTETVADERDWVAVRIADEWAVRRAADEPPPTSAVLVRRNADAAPLAEALREQGLPVEIVGLGGLLATPEVADIVATLRLIAEPGAGSAAMRVLTGARWRIGVADIAALARRARDLSISRLTAGDANEITDSTTLAAALREVAPEPSEQAGLADAIADPGPQEQYSESGFTRIVALGRELAALRERSGQPLAELVADVERTIGVGVETQARRAMAGAGAGREHLDAFAEVVAGYAGDSGASLSGLLAFVAAAESVENGLEPGEIEVARDRVQVLTVHAAKGLEWEIVAVPHVARGVFPSGAASGSWLGALAELPTTLRGDRQQDDATEGVPVLDLSDLYDRADLDRAIKAHKEALDRRRLDEDRRLFYVALTRTERVLLVSAHHWAETGTTPKGPSDFLLELKNAGESPGSPANGAVEIDRWDDPPAVDAVNPFTDNPATAEWPRDPLGNRRDPIEQGAALVRAALEELLAQRESVSATAAVDPVQLQLMAEIDASDDIAVIVGGPTDTRALPAAAAAAAAAASGPKQAGVEGDSGDRKLSGVDGDSGDPKLSGVDGDSGDLKLSGVDRDFDDPKHVVADGDPDQAGADGDRGNPDPTGADDDPDGWAADVDALLAEHEAARAIAQVVELPGQIAATALVEMRADPAKLAARLRRPLPFPPNPLARRGTAFHAWVQRWFGADRLLGLDELPGAADSSAADAGVDAELTRMQDAFLNSPWAHRSPLEVEIPFETSLAGTVIRGRMDAVFAEPGGGWIVVDWKTGAEPSAAEEPAVAMQLAVYRLAWARLMAAREGGTEREMLDRVGAAFHYVRSGRTIAPVALPGPDELAELIRSAAPVGSPSVTE; encoded by the coding sequence GTGAGTCGGGTGACGCCGTATCGGTTGGCGGAGGCACTCGGTTTGCCGCCGCCTACCGATGAACAGGCTGCGGTGATCGCGGCTCCGCCGGGGCCGACGCTGGTGGTGGCCGGTGCGGGCGCAGGAAAGACCGAGACCATGGCCGCCAGGGTGGTCTGGATGGTGGCCAATCGACTGGTGCTGCCCGATGCGGTGCTCGGGTTGACCTTTACCCGAAAAGCCGCACAGCAGTTGACCTCTCGCATTCGTACTCGGTTGGCCAGGCTGGCCGGGGCGCCGCTGTTGCGCGATCTCGATGTCAGTGGCGAATTGCGCGCGCAGTTGGCTGGTGCCGAGCCGGAGATCAGCACCTATCACTCGTATGCGGGCAGGCTGCTCACCGAACACGGACTGTTACTTCCGGTGGAACCCTCGGCGACGCTGCTCACCGAAACCCAGCTCTGGCAGCTCGCACACCAGGTGGTGCGCAATTGGGACGGTGACCTGGATACCGAGCGCACCCCGGTATCGGTGACCGAGGCGGTGCTCGCGCTGTCCGGACAGCTCGCCGAACACCTGGTGGAACCCGAACAGCTGGCCGAAGCGCACACCGAACTCGAAAAACTGGTGTTCACGCTGCCCGCAGGCCCGCGCCAGCGTGGGGGGCCGAGCCAGACGTTGCTCAATATCGTTCAGGTGCAACGCGAACGCGTCGCACTCCTGCCGCTGGTACAGCAACTGGCCGAGGCGCTGCGCCGCCGCGGCGCCCTGGACTTCGGCGCCCAGATGTCCCTGGCCGCCCGCCTCGCCGCCGAGCACCCCGAGGTCGCGGCCGCCGAACGGGCCCGCTTCCGTCTGGTCCTGCTCGACGAATACCAGGACACCGGCCACGCCCAGCGCGTCCTGCTTTCCGCATTGTTCGGCGGTACACCACCTGCCGAGCAACAGCGCCAACCCGGTCGAGCCTCGACAACCGCTGCACGTCCGACCGCCGTCGAGCCACCCCGCCGTGCCCAGTCCCCAGCGATCGAGCCGCCCACGAACTTCGAACCCGCATCGGACCTTGCCCCGCCCCCGGACTTCGAGCCCCCGCCGGATTTCGAACCCCCGCCGGATCTAGAGCCACCACGGGATTTCGACCCGAGGTCTGGCACTGTTGACCATTTCCGGTCCGCTGCTCCCGAAATTTCCGACAGCTCATCACATTCCGTGCACACAGGAGAGGTCGGGCGGCGGTTGGCGGTGACGGCGGTCGGAGATCCGATGCAGTCGATCTATGGCTGGCGCGGTGCTTCCGCAGCTAACCTGCCGCGGTTCGCGACCGACTTTCCCGCCGCCCCCGGTGTTCCCGCGCCGACTCTGCCGCTGTTGACCAGCTGGCGGAATCCGCCGGAGGCGCTCGCCTTGGCGAACCTGGTTGCGGAACCGTTGCGGCGCAGTGCGATCGATGCGGGCGGGGTGACTGTCGATGCGTTGCGCGCGAAACCTGATGCGGAGTCGGGCGTCGTGGCATTGGCATTGACCGAAACCGTTGCCGACGAACGGGACTGGGTGGCAGTGCGGATTGCCGACGAGTGGGCGGTGCGTCGTGCCGCCGACGAACCGCCACCCACCTCTGCGGTGCTCGTTCGACGCAACGCCGACGCCGCCCCACTCGCGGAAGCTCTTCGCGAGCAGGGACTTCCGGTGGAGATTGTCGGTCTCGGCGGGTTGCTCGCGACACCGGAGGTAGCCGATATCGTTGCGACGCTGCGGTTGATCGCGGAACCGGGCGCGGGCAGTGCGGCGATGCGGGTGCTCACCGGCGCGCGGTGGCGGATCGGGGTCGCGGACATCGCGGCGCTCGCTCGTCGCGCCCGCGACCTATCGATCAGCCGACTCACCGCGGGTGACGCCAACGAGATCACCGATTCGACAACCCTCGCCGCGGCGCTGCGCGAGGTGGCGCCGGAACCGTCCGAACAGGCCGGGTTGGCCGATGCGATCGCCGATCCCGGTCCACAGGAACAGTATTCGGAGTCGGGGTTCACGCGGATCGTCGCGCTCGGCCGCGAACTCGCCGCACTGCGCGAGCGCAGCGGCCAGCCGCTCGCGGAACTGGTCGCCGACGTCGAACGCACCATCGGGGTCGGGGTGGAGACCCAGGCCAGGCGGGCCATGGCGGGTGCAGGCGCCGGGCGCGAGCATCTCGATGCCTTCGCCGAAGTGGTGGCCGGGTATGCCGGCGATTCGGGGGCGTCGCTGAGCGGCTTGCTTGCCTTCGTCGCCGCGGCCGAATCGGTGGAGAACGGTTTGGAACCGGGTGAGATCGAGGTGGCCCGCGATCGCGTGCAGGTGCTGACGGTGCATGCCGCGAAGGGGCTGGAATGGGAGATCGTCGCCGTCCCGCACGTGGCGCGCGGCGTGTTCCCGTCCGGAGCGGCCTCGGGCAGCTGGCTCGGCGCGCTTGCCGAACTGCCGACCACTTTGCGCGGCGATCGCCAACAGGACGACGCCACCGAAGGCGTTCCGGTCCTCGACCTGTCCGACCTCTACGACCGCGCCGATCTGGACCGCGCGATCAAAGCGCACAAAGAAGCTCTCGACCGCCGTCGCCTCGATGAAGACCGCCGCCTGTTCTACGTCGCACTCACCAGAACCGAACGGGTCCTACTTGTTTCGGCCCACCACTGGGCCGAGACCGGCACCACCCCCAAGGGCCCGTCCGATTTTCTCCTCGAACTCAAAAACGCCGGCGAGTCCCCTGGCAGCCCGGCCAACGGCGCCGTCGAGATCGACCGCTGGGACGACCCGCCCGCCGTCGACGCCGTCAACCCTTTCACCGACAACCCGGCCACCGCCGAGTGGCCCCGCGACCCACTCGGCAACCGTCGCGACCCCATCGAGCAAGGCGCGGCACTGGTCCGCGCCGCCCTGGAAGAGCTGCTCGCACAAAGGGAGTCGGTATCTGCCACTGCCGCAGTCGATCCCGTGCAGCTCCAGCTGATGGCGGAGATCGACGCTTCCGACGACATAGCAGTGATAGTAGGCGGACCCACCGACACGCGAGCCTTGCCCGCTGCCGCTGCCGCTGCCGCTGCCGCTGCCAGCGGCCCGAAACAGGCCGGAGTGGAAGGCGACTCCGGCGACCGGAAGCTGTCCGGGGTCGATGGCGACTCCGGCGACCCGAAGCTGTCCGGGGTCGATGGCGACTCCGGCGACCTGAAGCTGTCCGGGGTCGACCGCGACTTCGACGACCCGAAGCATGTCGTAGCCGACGGTGACCCGGACCAGGCTGGAGCGGACGGCGACCGCGGCAACCCGGACCCAACCGGTGCGGACGACGACCCCGACGGCTGGGCTGCCGACGTCGACGCCCTCCTGGCCGAACACGAAGCGGCTCGAGCGATCGCGCAGGTGGTGGAACTGCCGGGGCAGATCGCGGCGACCGCGCTCGTCGAGATGCGCGCCGACCCCGCGAAACTCGCTGCGCGCCTGCGCCGTCCGCTCCCATTTCCGCCGAATCCCTTGGCGCGCCGGGGCACCGCGTTCCACGCCTGGGTGCAACGGTGGTTCGGCGCCGACCGGCTACTCGGTCTAGACGAGCTGCCGGGTGCCGCCGATAGCAGTGCCGCCGACGCAGGCGTGGACGCGGAACTGACCAGGATGCAGGACGCATTCCTGAACTCGCCATGGGCGCACCGCAGCCCGCTCGAGGTGGAGATCCCGTTCGAAACCTCCCTCGCGGGCACCGTCATCCGCGGTCGGATGGACGCGGTGTTCGCCGAGCCGGGCGGCGGTTGGATCGTGGTGGACTGGAAGACCGGCGCCGAGCCGAGCGCCGCCGAGGAGCCCGCTGTCGCAATGCAGTTGGCGGTGTACCGGCTGGCCTGGGCGCGGCTGATGGCGGCCCGCGAAGGCGGCACCGAGCGGGAGATGCTCGACCGCGTCGGCGCCGCTTTCCACTACGTGCGTTCCGGACGCACCATCGCGCCGGTCGCCCTGCCCGGCCCCGACGAATTGGCCGAGCTGATCAGGAGCGCCGCGCCTGTCGGCTCACCTTCAGTGACTGAGTGA